One stretch of Candidatus Bathyarchaeia archaeon DNA includes these proteins:
- a CDS encoding VTT domain-containing protein, with protein MTSIIELLIVLLSSFGLGMIPFAGPSNLFIASNWAIILGTTDPVTLVAVGFLVALGASLAKSVHYMVTFFVSKHLSEERQQRLGRDAEKVRRWAFLLLFVAAASPIPDEPIVIPLGLMKYNPVKFFSAFFFGKLAITVAGAFLGAWTGERLSEVASPEVTIAISIALTVVITVILLKVDIGKLLERIAAIFRRKKPLNQ; from the coding sequence ATGACATCAATCATTGAGTTGCTGATTGTTTTGCTAAGTTCATTCGGCTTAGGAATGATTCCCTTCGCTGGACCCTCCAACCTGTTTATTGCCTCCAACTGGGCAATAATTTTAGGCACAACCGACCCTGTAACGCTTGTCGCGGTAGGTTTTCTTGTCGCCCTCGGAGCCTCACTGGCAAAAAGCGTGCACTACATGGTAACGTTTTTTGTTAGCAAACACCTCAGCGAAGAACGCCAACAGCGTTTAGGCAGAGATGCTGAAAAGGTTCGGCGGTGGGCATTTCTTTTGTTATTTGTTGCTGCGGCCTCGCCAATTCCCGATGAACCCATCGTTATACCGTTGGGGTTGATGAAGTATAATCCAGTCAAGTTCTTTTCCGCGTTCTTCTTCGGCAAACTTGCCATAACGGTGGCGGGAGCATTTCTAGGGGCATGGACAGGGGAGAGACTATCTGAGGTTGCAAGCCCTGAGGTCACAATAGCAATTTCCATCGCTCTGACGGTGGTTATCACGGTGATTTTGTTAAAGGTGGATATAGGTAAGCTGCTGGAGAGAATTGCTGCGATATTTCGGCGAAAAAAGCCGCTGAATCAGTAA
- a CDS encoding undecaprenyl-diphosphate phosphatase, with translation MLEQLLQTLILGLIQGISEWLPISSTAHLKLAGEFLGLTVTPFLNIILHMGTLTVLLFFFRREIKSILVALVHRDFKSEDGMLIPRIVVATIPTAIIALTYGTYLQDSFGTIPIIAATFLVGGTFVYSTKFAKETQETFPYKVALLMGMAQGFAIFPGLSRSGITISAALLLGLKRPKAFKFSFLLSIPAIVGDFVVEAYSEWGMLSASGLAVFNVLAGVAAAAIVGYFALKLLSRLVRGRKFYYFAFYTWALGTVLLIWTYLTA, from the coding sequence TTGCTTGAACAACTGCTCCAAACCCTAATTCTGGGATTAATCCAAGGAATATCCGAGTGGCTGCCCATCAGCAGCACCGCGCACCTCAAGCTTGCAGGCGAATTTCTGGGTTTAACCGTAACTCCCTTCCTTAACATCATTCTACACATGGGCACCCTTACGGTTTTGCTCTTCTTTTTCAGACGGGAAATCAAATCGATCCTTGTAGCGTTGGTGCATCGAGACTTCAAGTCTGAAGACGGCATGCTGATTCCTCGCATCGTCGTCGCCACCATACCAACAGCCATAATCGCGCTCACCTATGGCACGTATTTGCAGGACAGTTTTGGAACCATCCCCATAATCGCCGCCACTTTTCTTGTCGGCGGAACCTTTGTTTACTCAACAAAGTTCGCCAAAGAAACTCAGGAAACCTTTCCCTACAAGGTTGCACTTTTGATGGGGATGGCGCAGGGATTCGCGATTTTTCCAGGGCTAAGCCGGAGCGGTATAACCATCTCAGCAGCCCTGTTATTGGGGTTGAAGCGACCAAAGGCGTTCAAGTTTTCTTTTCTGCTGTCCATTCCCGCTATTGTGGGCGACTTTGTTGTGGAGGCTTACAGCGAGTGGGGTATGCTTTCTGCTTCAGGATTGGCTGTGTTTAACGTGTTGGCGGGAGTTGCAGCTGCAGCCATTGTGGGTTACTTTGCCCTGAAGCTGCTGTCGAGGCTTGTCAGAGGAAGAAAATTTTATTACTTCGCATTCTACACTTGGGCGCTGGGCACCGTTTTACTCATCTGGACATACCTAACTGCCTAA